The Tenebrio molitor chromosome 5, icTenMoli1.1, whole genome shotgun sequence genome has a segment encoding these proteins:
- the LOC138132101 gene encoding protein rolling stone-like: MQTCKTECRLSQFFLDHEKPVIFICSEWQKKSEPSTVYLVYRWIIALILFITLIMSIADVEHPEMPSSQKIKWLIYFTHWANILYAFQTLFNAVLLTKCMVLYTRQESNWEDVPFKWYKVYWVTNVIATDVAFGVTFWFHTLIYDKETMGFSALNYFNHINNSLLMMLDLFVVAHPIRLLHFIYPLLFVLFYGFFSIIYYWAGGLSRQDTDFIYGSLNWNKPGQTMVINFFCMIFFVVLHTLCWGLYQFRLWLHSKFYPPKDHSEE, from the coding sequence ATGCAAACATGTAAAACCGAGTGCCGATTATCACAGTTCTTCCTAGATCACGAAAAACCAGTGATCTTTATATGCTCAGAATGGCAGAAGAAGTCAGAGCCCAGCACTGTTTACCTCGTGTACAGATGGATAATAGCACTGATCTTGTTCATTACTCTGATCATGTCAATTGCGGATGTGGAACACCCAGAGATGCCGTCTTCGCAAAAAATAAAGTGGTTGATCTACTTCACCCATTGGGCTAACATCTTGTACGCCTTCCAGACCCTCTTCAACGCAGTCTTGTTGACCAAGTGCATGGTGCTGTACACCCGACAAGAGTCAAACTGGGAAGATGTACCTTTCAAGTGGTACAAGGTCTACTGGGTAACAAATGTAATCGCCACTGATGTTGCTTTCGGAGTAACATTTTGGTTCCATACCCTCATTTATGACAAAGAGACCATGGGTTTCTCTgctttgaattattttaaccACATAAATAATTCTCTCTTAATGATGCTGGATTTGTTCGTAGTGGCTCATCCAATCCGGTTGTTACATTTTATCTATCCCTTACTATTCGTTTTATTTTACGGTTTCTTCAGTATCATCTACTACTGGGCGGGTGGTCTCAGTAGACAAGATACTGATTTTATCTACGGTTCTCTAAACTGGAATAAACCTGGACAAACgatggtaattaattttttttgtatgattttttttgtggtgcTACATACTTTATGTTGGGGGTTGTATCAGTTCAGGTTATGGCTACATTCGAAATTTTATCCTCCGAAGGATCATAGTGAAGAATGA